One segment of Panthera uncia isolate 11264 chromosome A3 unlocalized genomic scaffold, Puncia_PCG_1.0 HiC_scaffold_12, whole genome shotgun sequence DNA contains the following:
- the OST4 gene encoding dolichyl-diphosphooligosaccharide--protein glycosyltransferase subunit 4 — MITDVQLAIFANMLGVSLFLLVVLYHYVAVNNPKKQE; from the coding sequence ATGATCACAGACGTGCAGCTCGCCATCTTCGCCAACATGCTGGGCGTGTCGCTCTTTCTGCTTGTGGTTCTCTATCACTACGTGGCCGTCAACAATCCCAAGAAGCAGGAATGA